CCCATGCCCATGAACACCACGTTGGACAGCCGCGCCTCGCCGCCCGGGATCTCCCCGGCCTTCAGCGCGCGCATGCCGGCGGCGATCTGCTCGACGATCTCGGCGGTCGACAGGTTGCGGGTCAGGCCCGCCTGGCCGGTCGCGCAGAACGGGCAGTTCATACCGCAGCCGGCCTGCGAGCTGATGCACATGGTGACCCGGTCCGGGTAGCGCATCAGCACCGACTCGACGAGGGTGCCGTCGAAGAGCTTCCACAGCGTCTTGCGCGTGGTGTCGTCGTCGCACGAGACGTGGCGCACGACCGACATCAGCTCCGGCATCAGCGCCTCGGTCAGCTTCTCGCGGCTGGCCGCGGGGATGTCCGTCCACTCGCCCGGGTCGTTGGACATCCGGCCGAAGTAGTGGTTGGACAGCTGCTTGGCGCGGAACGGCTGCTCGCCCAGCTCGGCGACGGCCTCCTTGCGCTCGGCGGGGCTGAGGTCGGCAAGGTGTCGCGGGGGCTTGGCGCCACGCGGCGCGACAAAGGTCAGTTCTCCGGGCTTAGGCATGGTTGTTCAAGTGTCGCAGATGGCAGTGAGTGCCCTCCGCCGACAGCCTGCGCCCCTCGGGTACGGGCCGCCGGGCCCCGCCCCGGACATGCCTCGGGCCCCGGGCGGCCGGCGCCCGAGGCCCATGACAGGACGTGTACGCCGGTCAGCTGCCGACGAAGGCCGCCAGCAGCAGCCAGACCACCGGCGCGGTCGGCAGGAGCGAGTCCAGCCGGTCCATGATGCCGCCGTGGCCGGGCAGCAGCGTGCCCATGTCCTTGATGCCCAGATCGCGCTTGATCATGGACTCGCCCAGGTCCCCGAGCGTCGCGGTCACGGCCGCGCAGCCGCCCAGGACCAGGCCCTGCCACCAGCTGCCGTCGTCGATGATCAGCTGCATCAGCAGCGCGCCCGCCAGCATCGACAGCGCCACGCCGCCGGCCAGACCCTCACGTGTCTTGCCGGGACTGATCGTCGGCGCGAGCTTGGTCCGGCCGAACTTGTACCCGACCGCGTACGCCCCGGTGTCACTGCAGACGGTGACGATCAGGAAGAGCACGATCCGCTGCGGGCCGTCGTCCGCCGCCAGCATCATCGCGACGAAAGTCGCCAGGAAGGGCACGTAGAAGGCGGTGAAGATACCGGCCGTGACGTCGCGGAGGTAGTTCTCCGGCGGTGCGGACATCCGCCAGACCATCACCGCGAGACCGGTCAGCGCGAGCGAGGCGGCCGCCCACTCCACCCCGGCCCAGTAGCCCGTCGAGAGCATCGCGACGCTGCCCGCGACCAGCGGGATCAGCGGAGCCTTGATCTCCTTGCGCTCGGTCAGCCGGCTGGACAGCTCCCAGACGCCCACCACGACGGCTGCCATCACGACGAACAGGAAGAGCGCCTTCACGACGAACAGCGAGGCGATGATCACCGCGCCGAGGCCGACCCCGACGCCTATCGCGGCCTGGAGGTTACGGCCGCCGCGCTGCTTGCGAGGCTGCGGGTCGGGCTGGGCCACTGGTGTCTCCTGCCCTGGGTAGGACGGCACGGGGTGGTGCTGCGCGGAATGGTGCTGCGCCGGGTGGTGCTGTGCGGTGTGCTCCTGCCCCGGGTACTGCTGCGGCGAGGGCTGACCCTGCTGCGGGTGCTGCGGGTACTGCGACGGGCCGCCCTGCGGCGGTTGCTGCGGCTGTGGCGGCGGCTGCAGTTGCTGGTGCTGCGACTGGTGCGGCTGGTCCGGCTGTTGCGGCCCGGGGTACGAACCGCCCGCGCCGAACCCGCCGTCGGACGGCTGCGCGGCCTCCGGCCTGCGATGCGCCGCCCGCTGCGGCCCGGAGTGCCGCGGCGCGGACGGCTGCGCCGGCCCGTCGAGCAGGCCGGTGATCGGTGGCAGGACCACCGTCTCCTCCACCGAGGGCAGACCGGACGCCGGCTGCTCGTCACGGAACAGCGGGCCGCTGAGGCGGCCCGGCACGCGCGTCTGCTGCTGGTCCTGGTGCTGCCCGTGCCCCTGGACGGGGCGGTCGGGGGCGCCGGCCGGCCGGTACGGCTCGGGCGGAGTCACCCGGGGGTTCTCCTGGCCGGAGCCGTCCTGGACTGGGCGCATGAACTGAGTCTGCGCCGCATCGTCGCCCCAGTACACCGGGGGCTGCTGCGAGTGACCCATTTGGTGCTGGTCACCCGCAGCAGACGACGGCGCGGCGGGGTACGGCGGCAGGTACTGCTGGTCGGATGAGCCCCAGTAGCCAGGGGCGTCAGGGGCGTCGTTCATCAGACTTCGAGCAGCTCGGCTTCCTTGTGCTTCAGCAGCTCGTCGACCTGCGCGACGAAACGCGCGGTGAGGTCGTCCAGCTCCTTCTCGGCGCGGCGGCCCTCGTCCTCGCCGTGCTCGCCGTCCTTCACCAGCTTGTCGATGGTGTCCTTGGCCTTGCGGCGCACGGAACGGATGGAGACCTTGGCGTCCTCTCCCTTGCCGCGCGCGACCTTGATGTACTCCTTGCGGCGTTCCTCGGTCAGCTGCGGGAACGACACCCGGATGATGGAGCCGTCGTTCGACGGGTTGACGCCCAGGTCGGAGTCGCGGATCGCGGTCTCGATGTTGCGCAGGGCGGTCTTGTCGAACGGCGTGATGATCGCCATCCGCGGCTCCGGCACGGCGAACGAGGCGAGCTGGTTGATCGGCGTCAGGGCGCCGTAGTAGTCCGCCACGATCTTGGCGAACATCGCCGGGTGGGCCCGGCCGGTGCGGATGGCGCCGAAGTCGTCCTTGGCGACGGCGACGGCCTTCTCCATCTTCTCCTCAGCTTCGAGGAGGGTCTCTTCGATCACGGTCTGCTCCCTGTCCGGTGTGCCTTGATGCCGTACTGATGTCCCGTCGGGCCCGTCACGCTCCGGGCCGACGGCTTGCTGCTGCGGCCGACGTGCAGGCTGCTCAGGCCCGGACGGAATCCTGGCTGATGAGCGTGCCGATCTTCTCACTCTTCACGGCGCGGGCGATATTGCCCTCGGCCAGCAGCTCGAAGACCAGCATCGGCAGGTTGTTGTCCTTGCACAGCGTGATCGCGGTGAGGTCGGCGACCTTGAGGTCGCGTGCGATGACCTCGGAGTACTCCAGGGCGTCGAACTTGACCGCCTCCGGGTTGGTCCGCGGGTCGGCGTCGTAGACACCGTCCACACCGTTCTTGCCCATCAGCAGCACCTCGGCGTGGATCTCCAGCGCGCGCTGGACCGCCGTGGTGTCGGTGGAGAAGTACGGCATGCCCATACCCGCGCCGAAGATCACCACGCGGCCCTTCTCCAGGTGCCGGACGGCGCGCAGCGGCAGGTAGGGCTCGGCGACCTGGCCCATCGTGATGGCGGTCTGGACCCGGGTCTCGATGCCTTCCTTGATCAGGAAGTCCTGGAGGGCGAGGCAGTTCATCACGGTGCCGAGCATGCCCATGTAGTCGGAACGGGCCCGGTCCATGCCGCGGACCTGGAGTTCGGCGCCGCGGAAGAAGTTGCCACCACCGATCACCACCGCGACCTCGGTACCGGCGCGGACCACCGTGGCGATCTCACGCGCGATCGCGTGCACGACGTCCGGGTCGACGCCGAGGCCGCCGCCACCGGCGAACGCCTCACCGGACAGCTTGAGCAGAACCCGGCGGCGCCGGACTTCCTGCGCGGTCTCCTGCGTCTCCTGCATGGACTTCTCCTTCTACACCTGCTGATTCACAGGCCCGGGCGTGCGGGTCCCCGACCTGCGCGTACACGCGAGGAGGCCACTGCCGCGGGAACCGGTACGGTGTCCTGCACGGCAATGGCCTCCTCGTCGTTCATGGTGCCGACGTGCCCCCTGGGGGTGCGGAGAGCCCGATCGGCGCGTTCCTTCCCGTCCTGGTCAGTGGACGGGGGTGGTTCCTAGCCTATGCGGGCCGGAACCTCCGTGGAACGTGGCTCAGGCGCCGACGCGGAAGCGCGCGAAACGCTTGAGGGCGACGCCGTTCTCCTCGAGAACCTTGGCGACGGACTTCTTGCTGTCCTTCGCGAAGGCCTGCTCCAGGACGGAGTTCTCCTTGACGAAGCCGGTGACGCGACCCTCGACGATCTTCGGCAGGGCAGCCTCGGGCTTGCCCTCCTCACGAGCGGTGGCCTCGGCGACGCGACGCTCGTTCTCGAGGTCCTCGGCCGGGATGTCCTCGCGGGAGAGGTACTTCGGCGCGAAAGCCGCGATGTGCTGCGCGACGTCCTTGGCGACCACGGCGTTCTCGGTGTCGAGCTCGACGAGGACACCGATGGTCGGCGGGAGGTCCGGGTCCGACTTGTGCAGGTAGACCGCGACGTAGCTGTCAGCGTCGAACTGCGCGAAGCGGCGGAAAACGATCTTCTCGCCCAGGGAGGCGTTGGCCTCGTCCACGAACTGCTGGACGGTCTTGCCGGCCTCGATCTCGCTGGCCAGCGCGGCCTCGATGTCGGCCGGGGAGGTGGCGGCGACGTGTGCGGCGATCGCGTTGGCGACCTCGACGAACTTGCCGCCCTTGGCGACGAAGTCGGTCTCGCAGTTCAGCTCGACCAGGACGCCGGACTTGTTGCCCTCGGCGATCAGCGCGGCGACGGCGCCGTTGGAGGCGTCACGGCCCTCGCGCTTGGCGACGCCCTTCTGACCCTTGATGCGGAGCTGCTCGACGGCCTTCTGGACGTCGCCGTCGGCCTCGACGAGAGCGTTCTTGCAGTCCAGCATGCCGGCGCCGGTGAGCTCACGGAGCTTCTTGACGTCCGCGGCGGTGTAGTTCGCCATGGTGTGAATCTCTTCTCGCGTCTCGCGTGTCTGCGTGGGGTTGTACCGGGGCTGGTGGTTCAGCCCCGGCACGGGAGAGAGGGGCACCTACCGGTGTCGTACCGGCGGGTGCCCCTCGCCCTTGGGTACGTCAGGCCTGCTCGGCCTCGGCGGCCGGAGCCTCGGTGGCCTCGGCGGCGGGGGCCTCGGCGGCGGGGGCCTCGGCAGCGGGGGCCTCGGCAGCGGGGGCCTCGGCCTCGGCGGCGGGAGCCTCAGCCTCGACGGCGACCTCGGCGGCCGGGGCCTCCTCGGCCTTCTTCTCGCCCTCGATGAGGTCCTTCTCCCAGTCGGCCAGCGGCTGGTCGGCGCCCGGCTCGGCCTTGACGTCGCCCTTCGCAACACCGGCGCGGGCCTTGAGGCCCTCGGCGACGGCGTCGGCGATCACGCGGGTCAGCAGCGTGACGGAGCGGATCGCGTCGTCGTTGCCCGGGATCTTGTAGTCGACCTCGTCGGGGTCGCAGTTGGTGTCGAGGATGGCGACGACCGGGATGTTGAGCTTCCGGGCCTCGCCGACCGCGATGTGCTCCTTCTTGGTGTCGACGATCCAGACAGCGCTGGGAACGCGCTGCATGTCACGGATACCGCCAAGGGTCTTCTCGAGCTTGGTGTGCTCGCGCTCGAGGACCAGGAGCTCCTTCTTGGTGAGACCGGAGCCGGCCACGTCCGAGAAGTCGATCTCGCCGAGCTCCTTCATCCGCTGAAGGCGCTTGTAGACCGTCTGGAAGTTGGTCAGCATGCCGCCGAGCCAGCGCTGGTTCACGTAGGGCATGCCCACGCGGGTGGCCTGCTCGGCGATGGCCTCCTGGGCCTGCTTCTTGGTGCCGACGAAGAGGACGCTGCCGCCGTGGGCAACCGTCTCCTTGACGAACTCGAAGGCGCGGTCGATGTAGTTCAGCGACTGCAGCAGGTCGATGATGTAGATGCCGTTGCGCTCCGTGAAGATGAAGCGCTTCATCTTCGGGTTCCAACGACGGGTCTGGTGACCGAAGTGGACGCCGCTCTCCAGCAGCTCCCGCATCGTGACGACGGCCATGGCCGTGCTCCTCGGTGTTACGCCCGGCGCTGGCGTTTCCGCGGTTGCCGGGTCGGGCTCGGTTTGTCCGCGACGGCCAGGTGACCGCCACGCCTGACGCCCCGAACGTGCCGAGCCGCTGCGGCCTGGGCGGTCGGAACCGCGTCAGGCTCGGCGGACCGAGCGGCACTCGCACCTGGCGACGGCGGCGGTGAAACCGCTGCTTTCGACCGGTGGCGGGGCGTGCGAAGTCGACCCGGCAGACCGGGTCGCGTGTGAAGTGTACGGGAAGCGCCGAGCGGGCGGCGACTCGAAGCGTTGCGCGGGCCCCGGGACAGGGCGGATCCCGCACTGTCGGAGCACCCTCGGTGGCCCCGGGCCGGGCTCGCCTCACCCGTTCGGACGGCTGATCGGACACGGGGATCGATCGGACACGATGGGTCGGGTGGTCGGGTCGGTGATCGGTGGTCGGGTCGGTGATCGGTGGTCGGGTCGGTGGTCGGGCGGTCGGGTCGGTGGTCGGGCGGTCGGGTCGGTGGTCGGGCGGTCGGGTCGGCGGTCGGGCGGTCGTTGAGTCGAGCGGGTAGGTCAGCAGGTGGGTCGGCCTGCCGGTGTTGGGCAGGCCGGTAGGCGGGCGGACGGCGAGTGGGGCGGTAGGCGTGGGGCGGTTGCGGGTCGGTGCCGGGGTTGTCCACAGGGGCCGGTTGTCCACAGGTTCACGGCGGGGGCTGGTGACCGCGGCCGGTCGCCGCGACCCTCGTCCGCATGGCCCCTCACCTGAAGCTCGTCCCTCCCGTGTCCTGCTGCGCCGGCTCGGCCCTGCCGCCGAGGCCGGACCGCCCCCGGCACACGGTGCTGCTCGCCCTGCTGCTCGCGGCAGTGTTCCTTCTGACGCTCCCCGGACCGCTGGCACACGCGCTGCCCGCGCGAGTGCCTCACGCGGAAGTGGGCCCGGTTCACGCGGCCGCGCCACCCTTGCCCACCGAGCGGGCCTGGCCGGTGGGCGGCCCCGCCGACCTGCTCCGCCGGTTCGACGCGCCGGCCACCAAGTGGGCGGCCGGCCATCGCGGGGTCGACCTGGCAGCCGTGGCGGGCAGCGAGGTACGGTCCGCGGCGCCCGGGGTGGTGACCTTCTCCGGCGTGGTCGCGGGACGTCCCGTGGTCACGGTGAGCCATCCCGGCTCGGGAACCCCGCCGCTTCGTACGACCTACCTGCCCGTTGCCGGAACCCTCCCGGTCGGTACGCAGGTGAGCGCGGGCATGCCCGTCGGACTGCTCACCCCGGGACTCGGACACTGCGCCGAAGGTTGCCTCCACTGGGGTCTGCTGCGTGGCGACCGCTACCTCGATCCGCTGGCGCTGCTCGGCACCGGGACGGCCCGCTTGCTCCCGCTCCACAGCTGAGCCTGCGCGCGATCCGTCCCCAGGGGCCGGCCCGCTCGCGAGACTCGCGAGCGCTTCCCGAGCCGGGTACGAGCAGGGCCGGACCTGTGCGACTGCCAGGGGCTCCGCTGTCTAGGCGAGCGACCCGGGGCTGCCGGACTCGGGGCTACCGGACTTGGGGCTACCGGGCTCCGAACTGCCAGGCTTGGGGCTGGCCGCCGGGCGCGCGTCGGTACCCGGGGCGCTGCGCCGGGCCTCGCCCGTTGCGACGGTGCGCGTCCCGAGCCCGTGGAGTGCCAGGGCGACGGCAGCGTCCGCGATCTCCTGCGACTCTTCGCCCGAGCCGGAGGCGGCGCTGCGCTCGCAGCGCTTCACCGCGGCTTCCACCACACCCTGAAGCAGGGCCGCGGCCAGCCGCGGCCGGTCGTGCCCGAGATCGTCGAGCGCCTGGACCACCAGCCCGACGAGTCTGCCGTGCGCGGCCCGGATCCGCTCCCGCGCGGCCTCGTCCAGTTCCAGGGCCGAGATCGCCACGACCGCCCGGTGCCGGGGGTCCCCCGCAAGCGCGAGCTGACCGCGGACATAGGCCTCGATGCGGTCGGCCGCGTGGTCGCACCCGGCCATGCCGGCCTCGATCTCGGCCGCCCAGAGCGGGAAGTCCACCTCGCACAGCGCCTCGACCACGGCGGCGCGGGAACGGAAGTACTCGTAGACCGAACTACGGGCCAGCCCGGTGCGCGCCGCGAGTGCGGGGAACGTCAGGGCGTCCATCCCACCTTCGGTGAGCAGGCTGCGGGCAGCATCGAGAAGGGCTGCCCGCTGCAGGTGGCGATGCTCGGCCAAGGTGGCTGCTCGGATCTTCGGCACGGCTCCACTGTACGGAGCCCGCCGCCCCGCCGGAACGGTGCCGCGCTACCCGCGCCGCCCAGGGCGGCGACGGCCGGCGAAACGCCGGTCGCGGCCCGCCCGTCAACGCAGCCGGGCTCAGCGGATGTCGGACAGCTTCGCCCTCAACTGCAGGACCGACTTGGTGTGGATCTGGCTCACCCTGCTCTCGGTCACGCCGAGCACCTGGCCGATCTCCGCGAGCGTCAAACCCTCGTAGTAGTACAGCGTCACCACGGTCTTCTCCCGCTCCGGGAGCGTGTTGATCGCATTGGCCAGCAACCGTCGCAGCTCGCGGTCCTCGGCGACCGCGACCGGGTTGTCGGCGCCGCGGTCCTCCAGGACGTCCACCAGGCTCAGCCGGTCGCCACCCTCCACTGCCGGATGCAGCAGCTCGTCCAGGGCGACGACGTTGGCGAGCGAGAGCTGACTGAAAATGGCGTGCAGGTCCTCGATGGCGATGCCCATCTCGGCCGCCACCTCGGGCTCGTGGGGTGTCCGGCGGAGCTTCGCCTCCAGCGTCGCGTACGTCCGTTCGACGGCTTTGGCCTTCTGCCGCACCGATCGCGGGATCCAGTCCAGTGCCCGAAGCTCGTCGATGATCGCGCCACGGATACGACTGATGGCGTACGTCTCGAACTTGATCGCGCGGTCGATGTCGAACTTCTCGATGGCGTCGATCAGCCCGAAGACTCCGGAGGAGACGAAGTCGGCCTGTTCGACGTTGGCGGGCAGGCCCACGCCCACCCGGCCGGCCACGTACTTGACCAGCGGGGAGTAGTGAAGGATCAGCTGCTCCCGCAGACGCGCGTCGCCGGTCTCCTTGTAGGAGCGCCAGAGGGCGTCCAGCGCGGTGCGGTCCACCCCGCCCGTCTCCCGCCGGGCCGCGGGGGCCCGGCCGGATCCGGGTGCGGTGCGCGGCGACGTCGCGGCCTTGACCGCCGACCGGCCCGAACGCGGCGGCTCCGCACGACCTGCCGTACGCGCCCCGCCCTCGGCCGGCAGGACGTCGGTCGCCGTCGGCGCTGCGGTGTCGGCCGGCGCGGCGCTGTCGCTCGGCGCAGCGTCGGCGACGCCGGCTGCGCCGAGCGTGCCCGCGGTGCCGACGGCCATCTCGATGGCGCCGGCCGAGTCAGCCGTGGCGGCTGCGCCGGCAGGAGCGACGGCCGTGGCGGGAGGGGCCGCTGCCGCCGGGGCCGAGGGTGGTGCGAGCGGGAGGGTCGGTGCGGCCGGTGCGGTTTCGGCCGATGTGCCGCCTGCGGTGGCTCGCCCGCTCTGCCGGGCCAACCCCATCGCGCCCAGCGTCTTCGGCTGGAGGTCGGCCCCGGAACGTGTCTCGGTCCTCGGCCCTCCCGAGGACCGACCGCTGCCGGTCACCCTGTGTCCGGGAATGTGTGTGGGCATACGTTGGTCTGCGCCATTCTGCCGAGTCGTGTGCTGATAGGGAAGCCAATGGCGAGCGTAGCGTGACCGACTCACTGCAATGCGCTACCGCCACTCGGTCGTCCCCCGATCCGGTGGCGTCCCGGCCGCACCCCTGGGCGGTGCGCCCCGACGCTCGCGACGGGCGGAACAACCCCGCCGGATCACCTCCCGCGGACCAGCCTCCAGTGCGCCCCGGACCGCTCGACGAATCCCAACGAGCCCAGTTCGTAGAGGCGTTGCAGAACTTCGTCCGGCGGCAGCCCGGACTCCCGTGCCAGCCGCTCGACCGGTGCCCCCTCGGCGGTCGCCGGTACGGCTTCGAGGACTCTGGCGACCGCCGGCTCCAGAAGATCCCGAGGCAGAACCGGCCCGGCGCGGCGCGGCGCCAGGTCGTCACCGATCGCCCCGATCAGCTCACCGATCTCGGCCGCGTCGGTGACCAGGGTGGCGGCGCCGCTACGGATCAGCGCATGCACACCGGCCGAGAGCTCGGAGGTGACGGGGCCGGCGACACCCATGGTGTGCCGGTTGAGATCGCGGGCGCGCCGCGCCGTGCTGAGCGCCCCGCTGCGCATGGCCGCCTCGACCACCACCGTGCCCCGGGTCAGGGCTGCGATGACCCGGTTGCGCAGGACGAAGCGAAAGCGGTTCGGGTGCTCCCCCGGCGGGAGTTCGCTGAGCAGCAACCCCTGCTCGGAGATCCGGCGGATCAGCTCCGTATGCCCATGCGGGTAGGACATGTCGACCCCGCAGGCGAGCACACCGATGGTGAGCCCTCCGACCGCGAGTGCCCCCCGATGCGCGGCGGCGTCGATCCCGTACGCCGCGCCGGACACCACCACCCACCCGCGCTCGGCGAGCTGCGCTCCCAACTCCCCAGCCACGTGCGCGCCGTAACCGGTGCAGGCGCGGGCGCCGACCACCGAGACCGAACGCAGGGCCAGCAGCCGCAGTGAGCCGGTGCCGATAACCCAGAGCCCGATGGGTCTCCCCGAGCCGAGATCGTCCAGTTGGCTGGGCCATTCCGTGTCCCCCGGAATGATGAAGCGGCCACCACGGGTTCGTACCCGTTCCAGGTCCGCCGACGGATCCACCCCGGTCAACCGTGCGCGGTAGGAGGCCAGCCGCCCCGGGTCGAGATCCGGTTCGTCGGGCGCCCGGTTGTCGCGGATGCAGGCCACCACCGTGGCCGCCTCGGCCCGGGCCAGCCATCGGCCGAGGACGGCGTCGCCGGGCTCACTGAGTCTGCTGAGCGCCGCTCTGGCCAGCCGCTCCCGCTCGATCTGCGGGGGTGCGCCGCACTCCGGCCCGGACTTCGTCCCGGGCTCGGCCGATGCCGGTCCGGCCCTCGACGCCCGACCGGGGCCGGGCTGGTCCGTCGCGGGTCGAGCGGCCCCGGCCCGAGCGGCTCCGGCCTGAACGGCGGTGGGGCGAACAGGCGTGGATCGATCTGCCGTCGGTTGAACAGCTGTGGACTGGGCCGATGCCGCTTCGTCGGGTGCGTGCTGACGGGTGGTCCGGGTAGTGCGGTTCACCGTCACCTCCATGGTTGACCTTCGGTCAGTGCTGAGTAAGGGGTGGTGGGGCCTCGACCCCGGACTTCGCCGGGCGGGCAGTTGGGTCGGGTCAGGCCCGCCGAGAGCCGGCCGGACGCTGTGAGCCGGCGGTTCGCCCCGCGAGCGGGAGCCCGTGATCGACTCCGGTGCGCAGGACGAGTGCGGTGCGCAGATCACGTTGGTCGGGTCGCTGCCGCCCCGCGAGATCGGCCACCGTCCAGGCCACCCGGAGCACCCGGTCCAGCCCGCGGGCGGTGAGCAGACCTCGTTCCAACTGGCTCGCGGCCTCGGTCATCGCGCCCGGCGCCAGTTCCCAGCGGGTGCGCAGATGGTGGCCCGGCACCTCCGCGTTCGTCCGCCACGGGGTGTCGGCCAGGCGCGCGGCCGCGCGGTTCCGGGCCTCCCGCACCCGGGCCGCGACCGTCGCGGTGGTCTCCGCCGTACTGTCGTGCTCCATCAGCTCGGCCCGGGTCACGGGGGCCACCTGTACCTGCAGGTCGACCCGGTCCAACAGCGGGCCCGACAACCTGCCCTGGTAGCGGTTCACCATGACGGATGTGCATTCGCAACCGCCGCCGCGCAAGGAGTGCCGGCCGCACGGGCAGGGGTTGGCGGCCAAGCAGAGCAGGAATCTGGCGGGCAACCGAAGCGAGCCGGCCGATCTGGCGATCACCACCTCGCCGGACTCCAGCGGTTGGCGCAGCGCGTCCAACACCCGGACGGGAAATTCCGGCGCCTCGTCCAGGAAGAGCACGCCGCGATGGGCCAGTGAGACCGCGCCCGGTCTGGGAAGCCCGCTGCCGCCCCCGACGATGGCGGGCATGGTGGTGGAGTGGTGCGGGGCGCAGTACGGCGGGCCGGCGATCAGCGGGCGCCCGGGTGGCAGGAGACCGGCGACGGAATGGACCGCTGTGACCTCCAGCGCCTCGGACTGCGTGAGCGGTGGGAGCAGGGCCGGCAATCGCTCGGCCAACATCGTCTTGCCTGCTCCCGGCGGCCCTTTGAGGTAGAGGTGATGGCCTCCGGCGGCCGCGATCTCCAGTGCGCGACGGGCCTCGTACTGGCCGGCGACATCGGCGAGGTCGACCGGCGCACTCGCCTGCCCCGCGAGCCCTCGCATCCCCGAGCCGGGCAGCATCAGCCCGGCCAGCATCGGATCGGGGCGCCCGGCCACGGTGTCGTCGGCCTCCTCCGGTACCGGCGCGTTGGTGAGGACGGCGATCAGCTGGCGAAGGCTGCGGACGCCGATGACGGAGACCCCGGGGACGAGAGCGGCCTCGGCTGCGGTCTGCTCCGCCACCACGACCTGCCGGTAGCCGGCCTCGGCTGCGGCGAGTACGGACGGCAGCACCCCTCGTACGGGTCGCACCCGGCCGTCCAGGCCGAGCTCCCCGATGATCAGAAGCTCCGCGATGGTGGAGGGATCGAGCCGTTCCGCGGCCGCCAGCACGGCGCAGGCGACGGCGAGGTCGAATCCGCTGCCACTCTTGGGTACCGAGGCGGGACTCAGGCCTACGGTCAGTTTGCGCTGGGGCCAGGGCTCGCCACTGTTGACGACCGCGGCCCGGACCCGGTCCCGGGCCTCCGACAGCGCCTTGTCCGGCAGCCCGACCAGACTGAACGCCGCAACTCCCGGTTCGAGGTCGGCCTGGACCTCGACCACGACGCCGTCGACGCCGACCAGGGCGACCGAGCAGGTGCGTGCGAAGGCCATGTCACACCACCCCGCGGAGGTGTTCCACGGTGGCCGCGCCCCTGATCCGGTTGATCACAGCCACCAGGTCGATCCGTACACCACCGGGCGGTGGCGGGGCCGGCCACGGCGCGTCGGCAGCAGCCCCCGCCGCACGGCTGTTCCCGCCGCGCTCCTCCCGACCGGGCGGGCTCGTACCGGAAGCGCCTGCGTCCAGGGGGCTCGCATCGGGTCCCTGCGCCCCGGCGGCCATGGCGAGGGAACGGCCCGTGCCAGGGATGCTCACGCCCTCCGCCAAGGCGGCGAAGTGGACGGGCCAACGCTCGGCGAGCCAGCGTTCGGCCAACCGCCGCAAGCGGTCGGCCTTGACCCCGTCGATGGCCTCGGTGGGCTGCTGGAAGCTCCGTTCGGAGCGGGTCTTCACCTCGCAGACGGCCAAGGTCTCGCCGTCCAGTGCGACGATGTCCA
The sequence above is a segment of the Kitasatospora sp. NBC_00240 genome. Coding sequences within it:
- a CDS encoding YifB family Mg chelatase-like AAA ATPase — protein: MAFARTCSVALVGVDGVVVEVQADLEPGVAAFSLVGLPDKALSEARDRVRAAVVNSGEPWPQRKLTVGLSPASVPKSGSGFDLAVACAVLAAAERLDPSTIAELLIIGELGLDGRVRPVRGVLPSVLAAAEAGYRQVVVAEQTAAEAALVPGVSVIGVRSLRQLIAVLTNAPVPEEADDTVAGRPDPMLAGLMLPGSGMRGLAGQASAPVDLADVAGQYEARRALEIAAAGGHHLYLKGPPGAGKTMLAERLPALLPPLTQSEALEVTAVHSVAGLLPPGRPLIAGPPYCAPHHSTTMPAIVGGGSGLPRPGAVSLAHRGVLFLDEAPEFPVRVLDALRQPLESGEVVIARSAGSLRLPARFLLCLAANPCPCGRHSLRGGGCECTSVMVNRYQGRLSGPLLDRVDLQVQVAPVTRAELMEHDSTAETTATVAARVREARNRAAARLADTPWRTNAEVPGHHLRTRWELAPGAMTEAASQLERGLLTARGLDRVLRVAWTVADLAGRQRPDQRDLRTALVLRTGVDHGLPLAGRTAGSQRPAGSRRA